GAAAGAGGCTGACATACGGAAAGAGATGCTTTCGTTTCAGTTTGCTACGTCGCTGTGCTGATTTAACAACACATGACATGCCTGTAACAGTGTTCTGCTAGTGCCTTTTCAGAAATATACCAAAGATTGGATATTTGTTACCCTCTTTCATCAGATGGTTTGATTTTAATCGTTCTTGACTAGGTTGCTACCTCGATTAGCATGCCATGGAGTTGTTAGGCTCTTAGAATAGAAGGCTTGAAGAATAGTACTCTGCGTGGAGGTGCTGCATCAGCTAAACATCATAGTGTTTGGTGCCCAAGTAACAACATACGGGGAGCAAATTATAGCAAATGAACTAAACTTCTTTTATTAATCTATATGTCGAGTCAAGGGTACTGGCCAGCATCAAGCTTTGGGGGGAATTATGCCCCTCTACCCTTGGCTTAACGGAGTGcgtgggcccacatgtcagtggcATTTACTGCACCGGGACTTATATGAACATGGAAAGCTTAAGAAACAGTATTAACATGTTTCCATTTTGTAAGGATGGGCATTATGTACTTGCTAGTGGGGTGTGGAGATAGCGATGAAATAACTTTCTGTAAGTGCCGCACGATTGCAGTCATTTTCTTGAGGAAACTGCCCACATCCATAGCCATCGCAGATGTTGATTGCCCCTTTTGTAAGAGCGTAATTTATGTTTGGTCGATCAGCTCCCGTGTGCCATACAACCTTCGCCACATTATCTCTAGTCGCTACTTTAAGAAATGCGCTTGGCTACACGGACTGCTTCTCGCAGAATTGCCACGGCCGCTGGCGTCTCATAAGACAAGGATAAAAATCGCCACGCGTTTGCTTGTTGCTGCCAGATGCCAATTCTCAGATAATTAAAGAAGTGCCAGTCTGAAGTAAACTCCATCGTGGTTCCAACAATCTGAAACTCCATCATGGTTCCAACAACCATCTCGGCCTACTTTCTCTAGGCCTATTGAGTTGAAATGGTGTATGCAAGATAAAATTCTGATTTCCAAATGTTAGCTGGCTAACATTTCTTTAGCGGGTTGAACCCGGCTAAAGCTGGCTAAACCACCaaagaccaaaatacccctcctCAGTCTCCCGTGCGGCCCGCactcccacctctctctctctttctctctctctctctccctccggCGAGGCTTCTCCCGTGTGGCGGCCGGGCCGCGCCATGGGGACCCGACGCCCGCGGCGCGCCCCctccctcgtcgtcgccgggcgccgcgcctccaccgcccgcaccacctcctccaccgccgggaGACGCGACAGCTCCACCTCCGCTGCCAGggggccgccgctccctcgcagggacgggccggggccgccgctcgccgcaccCTCAtgggggccgccgcgccgctcccacGCGCGGGGCGCCGCTGGCCGGACGccgcgccgaggccgccgcgggcggcgctgcCATCCAGCAGTCGTCCCCCGCCGGCGTGAAGGTCGACGGAGAGGAGGGATTACTGTGAGGATAAGAGAGGGGACAGAGTGAATCATTTTTTTATGTTTCGCAAAGGTGTGACGTAGAAATCAAATTCATGGCCCTTCCAGTTTCATGATTCGTGAGGTGCTTGCCAAGTGTGCAGACTTGAGGGcggtcagaactcagaagtcaGAATAGCTACAACTCCCTCTCGCTGGCGTTTCCTGTTCGTGGCAGCTTTCCCATGCAATTTACCAACCAATCCAAAGCCGTGGACAAAAACTTTATGCAATACTACCTGCTTTACGATGCTACATACTCCATGACTCCATGTCACTTTTCTGTCAGGTATGTTAGGTTCAGTGAGAAGTAGCCATCCGATATGCTCGGCCATTCATGGCACGCAGCCTTTATGTTTCGTCCATGGCAATTTGCAACTGCAGAAAGGTGTCCCAGGTTGGAGTATTACCATTACAACATGGGAGCAAATGCagcctttttttccttctttgtgTGGCCTGAACAGCAATCGCAAATGCATGCGCACAATAAAGCTGTAATTCAGGTGCATTGATTCACGTGCAGCATCCAATGTTCTTCGTACGTAAGTAATCTTGAGCACACACGGCTTGCACGTCGAAATGCTCTAACTCCAGCTAAAGGAACTGGATGATGAGGCATATATTCTACAGTTCGTGATCAACACGACCCCTGGACCCGGAGACGATACGGTAGGTCGCCAAAGCAAGGCCACATTCGGACGGCTGCTCAGGCAGCATGACACGAAGCAGAGACAGTATGGCCTAAGCACGCATCTTGTGCACAGGCATTTTGCAAGGCCGAGGAACACCGACAGCTACAACAAGCCccgttcggctggacttataaaccggctgaaaagctgaaacggctgatttgttgtgagagaaaaacactgttcggtggctgataagccggctgataagctgaagcgaataggccAAGTCAATTTTGGCAGAAGGTACAAGGGTTCAGAGTACAATTGAATCTGCAACGACTCAGCTGCATTCAACAAAATTAACGAATAAAGCAAAAGCAAGTGAGCACGGTGTCAATTGTTGCCAATAGCATCGACTCTGTTATGACATCAACTAGTCAGCAGAATTTGACAGGACGAGCCTgtatcaccttttttttttgaacgtttaagggcaggagctctgccataTCATATAAGTAGAGAAAGGAAGTACAATGTTACAATAGTTTTATTACATGAAAAGATCAAGCTCAGTACTCGGGTTGCATGAGCCACTTAACATGGAAACTAAGTAATCATTAGCGCGCCACAAGCTCTTTGTCTCCAGCTGATTTCTTCCTTAATGAAACTGAAAACCACGAATGGGGAAGCCAATTTGCCTTGGAAAATTCTACGATTCCTCTCATTCCAGATATTCCAACACGTATACATCAGTAATGCTGCTATCGTTCTCCTTTTGTCTTTAGGGGCCGATTGCATGGACCTCCTCCACCATCTTTGGATTCCTTCATGTGGTTCTGGTAGTGTCACTAGGTTTGGTGCCCAGAAATGAACGTGTTGCCATACCTGCATAGTATAAGAGCAATGGAGACACATGTGTGTGGCTGTTTCAGGAGCTCCTTGGCAGAGAGAATAGACCGGATTGCATGGCCAGTTTCTGAGTTGAAGTTTGTCTGCAGTTAATACTTTTCTTTGGAGCAGCAGCcatgtaaatagtctatatttccCTTCAGCTTGTGCTCTCCAAATTGTTTGTGGCTGAAACTTGCAGTAGGATCCCTGAAACTGAATTCTGTAAGCTGACTTTGCTGTATAGGTCCCATCTTGTGTCCATCTCCAAACTATCTGATCAGGTTGGTCAGTTAAGTTGATATCCTGCAGCGATTCCCATAAATATATGAATTCAGCAATTTCATTGTGTGTGGACATTCTCGTCAGACCTCTAGTCCAATTGTTGGCTGTTAGTTCTTCCTCAACTTTGTTGTGTTTTCTCCAAGCCAACTTGAACAGATTGGGAGCTATATCTCTTGGGGCCTGTCCATTTAGCCATGATGCATTCCAAAATTCAGCCCTTTGGCCATTGCCAATATGCACATGTGTACTTGCTCTGAAAAGCTGAAGATCTACTTCATTTACTGGTGCTTCACTTCCTTCCCAAGGTCGGTTTGGATCAACCCATTGTTACCAAATCCATCTAAGCCTGAGAGCTCTGCCAAATTTTTCGAGTTCCAATGTGCCCAGCCCTCCATAGTCTTTTGGCTTCTGTACATTTGTCCATTTTACTAAGCAATGACCCCCATTTGCTTCAATTTCCCCCTTCCATAGAAAATTTCTCCTCACCTTGTCGATCTTCTTTATTGCCCACCTCTTTAGGGGAATTACTGATAAGAAATATACTGGTATGGATGAGAGCAGCTTGTTGAGCAGTACTACTCTTtcagatttattcatcagtctCCCCTTCCATGTTGGCAATCTGACAGCAACTTTATCAATGAGTGGTTGTACATCTATCCTTCTCAAGGCTCTGATATGTAGTGGTAAACCAAGGTATGTGCAGGGGAAAGCCTGTATCACCTTTCGGCAGAGCATAGTTCACTATTGCATATTGAGACATGCATTGGCCTTTTTGTCAGGTCCAGAATCTGTATCTCGGTATTGGGCTATAAGCTGGAATGGGCTTAGCCCAACTTGCAGGCCACATGGATCATGTGCCACCTAAATGAGTACATGAAAAATtatttcgcaaaaaaaaaagagtacatGAAAAATTATAGCAATTACTCCATGATTTTGTTTAGATAAAGGAATTAGTCCATGATAAAATTTAAGGTTAGAAAAAGGGAGAAATCAGCACATGCCCAAACGGCCTTCGTTACGCACGGCCCAAAAGGCTTGAACCCTGGAGTGGAGATGGGCCTGCTCGTACGTCGGTCGAATTGGATGGAACCGGACGCAAAGTCGCTCACTCAGGTGCACACACAGGACAGGGGAGTGAGACTGTGAGAGGAGTGATGGAACATGGATGATGGACCAGCGACGGACGCCAGCCGGCGGTTCTGCTCGCTACTCAATTCCCTCCACGCTCGCCAAAAACAAGCTGGTCCAGGCTCCCCAGTTTGTAACCATGATGGATGACAGGGTGAGTAAACAAAGCTGTTCCGTCTTGGCGTCTTCCCGGGGTGAATCGATGATCGATCGTTGAATGCCCTGCCCCGTGTACGGCGGCGCCCATTACGACCTTGCTCTGGCCTCCGGGGCCAGCAGCATTGGCCAGCTTCTAGAACCGCTTCCATCTCGGCTTTCACACCGCGTCGGCCGGGCCAGCGAGCGAGAGTTAACGGGGACAGCAtggcccgccgcgccgctgtGCTACAGCGCGGGGCACGGCACAGCTAGCCCCGTCGACAAAACCgagccccggccggccgcgccgcccgtccCCATCGGCATCCACCAGCGAGTAGTGCCAGCCTCTATGATCGCAAGTCCTTGCGGGGTACTGTAACGCCCAGTACCCGCGCCGATCGCTTCACTGTGCGAAGTTGGTTGGGTTTAATGTGCTGCCTCGTTTTCGGGCCAAAAGCGAGGGAAATGGCACGCACGTTCCGAGTGAcccgccggggccggggggcAATCGCGGCCGGCCTGCTGCGGCCGTCGGGCTTGTCCTCGTCTCCTCGGCAGCTGCCGCTCAAGGCACCAAGCAGCCGGAGCCCGCAACAACAGGCCGCGCGTCGGCTCGACTCCGCGCAGTGACAAAATGGACGACGCACAGCAAGAGTTGCATAAGAAAATATTTCATCCGCGTCGTAACATCATCGTAAATCATTTTCTTCTTCGTCTCTGATGAAACTGCAATTGTTTACTCCTTCCGTTTCCAAATTTAGGTCCGTTCCAAAATGCACGTTGTTTTAGCTTCTTACACGTTGGAGCTTCATAAGTTCTACATACCTAGCATCACTATTGTTGACGCAACTGTGCCACATCATTGCCGTTTGCACCTAGGAAAAATGATAGGGGAGTGGAAGCCACCAAGGCTGATATGACCTCTACAAGTGCGATATTAGAGTTagcgtgtgtttggtttggagacgaTGTAGGATGAGATGATCCTATAGTTTTTTGGGACCGGACTATCCCACCTCATGTTTGGTTCACAGAATGGGTCCATCCTAATTTTTTGTACGAGGGATTGAAAGGGACGGGATGGATGTCAATTTCACACCGTTAACTATAGTAATCGGTGGGGGCCATCTATCACTCGtggccccacatgtcatcctcctcttttttttcccaccaTATCTTCTTCCACCTGAGCAGTTCCCCTTGcaaaggaggaggcggcgcccgaGCTCGTTCTTGCTCCTCATCTCCGCCGGGGGCCGCCCAAGCTTACCCCTGCCACCCTCCCCTTCGATGGCCGTCATAGCTTGTCGCAGTCGGGGGCCGCCCGAGCTCGCCTCGCCCGGTGGCTGCCTGATCACAGTCCTACCGCTCGTTCTCGTCGGGGGCTGCCCGAGCTCATCCTGCCACTCGTCGCGGCCAGTGGCCTCAAGAGCTTGCCCCAGCCATTTGTCCCCGCCCGTGGCCGTTGCTTGCCCCAGCTAGTGGCCGCCCGAGCTCGCCCACGCAACTTGTCCCCACTATTTTCCCTGCCGGTGACCGTGAGGAAGAAGCCCAGGTTGTCGGAGAGGGCCGCTCAAGCTCCATCTTGCCGGTCCTCCAGCCTCtgctctctccttcctcctccagctcccacTTGCTAGCGATGGAAAGCAACAACGTCCAAGGGGGATGACCCTGTCCTCTCGATTTGGAGAGACGGGGTCATCCCAGGTATTAGAGGAATTCCTCTAAGAGGATGACTCCATCCCACTTGACTCTCATCCAAACAGCTCTAAAAGTGGGATCGTCCTGTCCCGTCCCATCCTcagaaccaaacacatgcttaggGCCTTAGGGGACAATCATCGGGAGCTTGGTGCTAAAATACTTAGGTTGTGGTGAATCCCGTTGGATGAGGAAAGTGTAGGTCAGGGAGGATAATGGCCTCATGGGTGCATGCATATGGTTCTCCTTAACCTAATAATGCCTCATCTCTCTTGACGGGGGAATGAACTAGGACGCAAGAGAACTTAATAGAGGTCGAAAGTCGAAAAGCGATGGGAATATGTGAGTGATTCAAGAAAACTAGCTACTCATGCATGTAGGTAAGGTATAATAATGGAAATAGACTTCTTCCTCGTGGCCTTTATACTCTTACAACATGCATCCAAACATTAGATAAATGCATTTGAAGTAGATGTCGGGAGCTACATCGCTTTGGATTGATAAATAGACGTTGAAGCTTTGCAATTTATAAGAGTGTGGCGCTTATCAACCTTTCCGAATCCCGCTTGACACCTGCCCCCTTTTTCTCTCTAAAACATTAGGGATAGACGGATAGTTGATGTTGATGTTCCTCCTTCCAATGCTATAACCTTGGAACCTACTAGTTAGTTACACCTCTGTAGGAACAGCGAGTAAAGTTTTGCATTACCATCGGCTGTTGTAGTTCTTGCTGATTTCACATCAAATTTTTGGGATAAGCAACTTAGTAATTTACAAAACGAGACACTTTGCTTTTTtgtttatagaaaaaaaaacacctctTATACTTTAGGTGTATGAtattgtagattgttttaggCGATGTATTGTATGTTCCAACGTTGTTGTCTAATATTGCAGATGATGTTCTCTATAAATGTAGATGTGTTCTCGATGGCGTACATGGATATCAAACATAATGTTGCATTTGTTGTTTTTTTATATGTTTCAAAAGTTGGGTTTTCATGTTAAATTTAAGATACCTAAAATATATAGCAACTTCCTTTAAAAATAGAAATCATACGAGTCTATCTCATGATAAGACATGATTGGTTTTTGTTGTTATCTATCAATCGCCATTCCCAACCCTTAGATCTTGAATCAATGGTCCGGATCCATTCACCCTCTCTCCTCCCGACACCTGTGCTTTGTACCCCATCCAACACCATGGTGGACACCTGAGCTCCCCTATCGCCCCCGCTTCTGCTTAGCTCTGTCCTCCTCCACTGCCCGATCCTAACCCGTCAAGAGACAAGATGGCCTTGCCCCCTCCAGTCCTCCACCCATCCACTAggaatcccccccccccccccccccccccccccccccccccccccccccccccccaacctaGTTCTAGCGATGCTCTCACCATCTCTCCCGCCTCTATTGTTGCGAGCTATGTCTAGACCCGTGAGCTATAGGTAACACCAAACCCTCAAACCGTAACTGCAATTTCCATCCTCAGTTCAATTTACAGTAAAGATTTTCGGTGATTGGTGGAGAAGCAATATCTCAACCAGTGGATGAGGAGTAGAACTCAAATCATTTTGCGCTCTTTTGCTCGACGGTGCGGTTTCGGCCATCCTTCCTGTGTGCATGGTACGATTGTCGACACAACTGGTATAGTGTACCGTGAGCAGTTGTAAACCAGAGCAGCTAGCTTAGCGTTCACCGTTTAGCTTCTTGCACTGGCCCGGCCTGGCCAAAACGGTGTGTGCCGGTGCAGCATGTCGATCGAGTAGCTAGAGTGTGGTCGGTCAGCTGCGCCGGCCGGCGATCGCCATTGAATGCTCCAACCACATTTTCCACCTCCCATTTACTCCGCTCCGCGTCACCGGAGCGCTATATCTAGTGCCGGCAGCGCGGCACCGGCTTCTCCAACCAACTCGTGCTTGATAGATCATCTCGTCGGGTCCTTGCATTTATCGCCACGTCCATGTCCATGCAACAGCCGACGATGGAAGAAGCGGCGGCGTCGTCGCTCTCGCTCCTGCAGCTCGCCttcacggcggcggtggcgaccgccgcgctggccgccgccgtggccgtggcgagGTACAACCGGCGGTACAGGGGCCTGCGGCTGCCCCCCGGCCCGCCCGGGTGGCCCGTCGTCGGGAACCTCTTCCAGGTGGCCTTCTCCGGGAAGCTCTTCATCCACTACATCCGCGACCTGCGGCGGGAGTACGGGCCCATCCTGACGCTGCGCATGGGGCAGCGCACGCTGGTGATCATCAGCGGCGCCGAGGTCGCGCACGAGGCGCTCGTCGAGAAGGGCGCCGAGTTCGCCAGCCGGCCCCGGGAGAACACCACGCGCAACATCTTCTCCTCCAACAAGTTCACCGTCAACTCGGCGGTGTACGGGCCCGAGTGGCGGTCCCTGCGCCGGAACATGGTGTCCGGGATGCTGAGCGCGTCCCGGCTCAGGGAGTTCGGGCGCGCGAGGCGGCGCGCCATGGACCGGTTCGTGGCGCGGATGCGCGCCGAGGCCGCGGCGTCCCCGGACGGCGCGTCCGTTTGGGTGCTCCGGAACGCGCGCTTCGCGGTGTTCTGCATCCTCCTCGACATGACCTTCGGGCTGCTGGACCTCGACGAGGAGCACATCGTGCGCATCGACGCCGTCATGAAGCGCGTGCTGCTCGCCGTCGGCGTGCGCATGGACGACTACCTCCCGTTCCTCCGCCCCTTCTTCTGGCGGCACCAgcgccgcgccctcgccgtTCGCGCAGAGCAGGTCGTCACGCTGCTCCCGCTCATCAACCGGCGCCGCGCCATTCTCCGCGAGATGCAGGGTTCGTCACCGCCGCCGGACCCCAGCGTCGCCGCGCCCTTCTCGTACCTCGACTCCCTGCTTGACCTCCGCGTCGAGGGCCGCGACGGCGCGCCCAGCGACGACGAGCTGGTGACGCTCTGCGCGGAGCTCATAAACGGCGGGACCGACACCACGGCGACCGCGATCGAGTGGGGCATGGCGCGCATCGTGGACAACCCGTCCATCCAGGCCCGGCTCCACGAGGAGATCGCGCGGCAGGTCGGCGACGCGCGGCCCGTGGACGAAAAGGACACCGACGCCATGCCCTACCTGCAGGCGTTCGTGAAGGAGCTCCTCCGGAAGCACCCGCCCACGTACTTCTCGCTGACCCACGCCGCCGTGCGGCCGGGGAGCAAGCTCGCCGGGTACGACGTGCCGGCGGACGCGAACCTGGACATCTTCCTGCCGACCATCTCCGAGGACCCGAAGCTGTGGGAGCGGCCGGCGGAGTTCGACCCGGAGAGGTTCCTgtccggcggcgaggcggcggacaTGACGGGGTCGGCGGGGATCCGGATGATCCCGTtcggggccgggcggaggatCTGCCCCGGGCTGGCCATGGGGACGACGCACATCGCGCTGATGGTGGCCCGGATGGTGCAGGCGTTCGAGTGGCGCGCGCACccgtcgcagccgccgccggactTCAAGGACAAGGTGGAGTTCACGGTGGTCATGGACCggccgctgctcgccgccgtgaAGCCCCGGAGCCTCGCGTTCTGATGATCGGGTCGGACGCGTGCGCATGTCACCACGACGTCGTTGGCGTACGTGTGCACGCGCGCAGCTGGACATGcatggccgtggccgtgggctGCATGCTGCCTTGATCTCCCTTGAGGACGCAGGCAGACGTGGCGTATGCGTATGGGTACTTGGGTAGCTAGCTGCTCTCCCTCCTACAAGTAGTTGTCGTTCATGAATCATGAGCTGTGAACGCCTTCAGGTGTGCGGGTCTCTGCTTGTCGTGTGTCGTATGATGTACGAGCGATGTAGCATATATACGCGAAAAAATGCTACATGTTGCCATGTTGGTAGTAGCTGTAGTAGTTAACGAACGTATAAGAATGAATATTTTGTTTCTCTCTATTTCCAAATATATGCAACAGTTGAGCACCATGGGCGTTTCTGATTGTTTTCGTGATGCCATCACTGTCCGGAACCACCAACATGGCTCGTGCTTCGTGGCCGTGCATCGCATGCAGGAGCATAAGCATTTTTTTGTGACGTGTACTTTCGGCTACTCGTTTCAATCAGTTCGTAATTCAAGTCTACCACACCTCCAGGGTGAGGGTACATGTCCTCCTGTATGTGCCCCGGGCGAGTCCAATGCATTGGAGCAGATGGCACATAATTCTTTTGTTCTTGTACGTCCACGACGCAGCAATTAATGATAGCATCGTCTCTTAGCGTGGTGGCGGAGGCGTGAGGATACGATTATACGGCAAAAGCAGTAGACCCAGTAGCATCAAAGCCATCGTAGATGGGGAAGGAGAAGTGTGGGTTCCAAGTAACATGGTGGTTGCTGACAGAGGGAAAGCAGGCAGGCACTGTAGGACCGTATCCTGTTTCAGACAACGCTCTGTTGAATGGAGGACATATGCTTGAGAGCCATTATTTGAGTAGGGACTAAGAAAGTTGACCAACAATTTATCCGTTTTCAGGCAACTGAACCTTACACGAACAACCCACAAGATCGAGCTGTTTAGTACTTGTGCCGCTCACCAAATTAGTAGTAATCCCCACAGAGCTGCACAGTAGCACGTTCTACATGCATGTTTGGAAGTGTTGGGAATGGAAGATGACctctttcctcttcctcctagGCTTCGCACTGTGTTACCAGCTGCATCATTCATCTAAGCTTGTTGTAGAAGTAGCTACTTGATCGACCACCAGCTGTTATCACGAGCAAGCTACTACACATCCACTACAGCAGTCGACGACCTTCCATATGAATGCATATGGTTGCTTCAAGACTTCAGCCCATAATTTGCAGGCTACTCGGTCCGTTcctccaaattataggtcattctAGATTTCttgagagtcaaaccattttatatttgaccaaaattatagataTGATTCTAAAAatttatagcaccgaatagatatactataaaaatatatttagtgAAGAATCTAGctgtacttatttggtatcataaatattagtactttattgtatatatttggtcaaacttgagatactttgactttctaagaaagttggaatgccTTACAATTTGAAAGGAGGAAGTACTATCATGCGTGTATCATCGCTATcatcaccgtcgtcgtcgtcgtagcATAGCTAGGTCGCAAAGCTTGGTGAGATCGCCATCTCTCCACAATAATGCCAGCCATCCCCTCTACTACGTGCCAACCATATTTTCATGCAACCACAGCGACCTGAAGAAATTCAGAACAGTAGCATCACATTAGGACGCCGTGCACTTGCGGTGTGCCCCGGGCCCCTCTTAAATAAGATGGCCAAGGCATCAGCGTGAGTTGAGGAGTGTCGTTTGTCCGAGATCATCGGAGGTGGAAACTGCCGCGGTCATAATTCGCACTCGTGATAGTCCTCGTGCAACAACACATGCATGTGCAGCAGCAAGTACCGCAGTCCATTTGCACGGCTAGCTCTGATCCGAATACCGGATCACGCCCGGGGCCTCGTGTCCTGCAGCCTCGGCAGCTAGCAGACGTACTACCTGAAATCTGTTGCGTGGACATTGGACGGCGAATGAATTTCGAGCAGTTGTCGGCAACAAGAACCCACGGCGCAGTTCGAGTGTCCGTGAGTTTAGAGCTTGACAGCATGTGGTGTGCAGTGACGACAACTGTGCAGTTTTGAAGTACATTGCAACGAAACTGAACAGTaatccggaacatggcgtaatTCGACTCCACATTTTGTGTTTGAATGGTGGGCCTATGGCTATCGACTAACGTAGTACTCCGCTAGCGATGTGAGCATTCGTGCTGGCAGTGGCAGAGACTCTGCCTGCAGTAGGAATGTAGGACAGTAGTAAACTGGAGCAAGCAGTGAATAGATGCTGTAGTTTCAGGTGCGGGTAGAGGTAGGTTCGCCGGTACTCTTAACAGATCAATCATGAGCCAACGTCGGCCAACCAAAGTGGTAGGAAAGAATCTAGATCGCCGAGACCCATTCAGACGCTGACAGAACAGAACAGAGCAGCATTCGCCATCCAGGCATCCAGCTAGGCGCCTACGCCACACGAACACCCAGGTCCACGCCCTTTGTGTGTTCTGGTATTATTTGCGTGCGCTCTGGAGCCGGCCGGTGCGCCAGGAGTGGTTGGGCATGAATGCACCCAAAAATTGTTCCATCCACAAGATGAtcaaggccatgtttagttactcccaacttccaactttgacactatgcaaaaagaagattccccatcacatcaaacttgcggtacatgcatggagtactaaatgtagatgaaattaaaaagtAATTAACAAGGCCGGGACTATccgtgaggtgaatggtaattctatctctaaccgcctaaaaaggaaaagagggcATAGGAATGTAAGGAGTAGATCTAAAATATTGCCGATAAGGAggggattcggtatttacctccggaataaagttctgagtaatcggcgtGGCCGCCGACGTTGGCGCAGATGATGGGGCTGTGAAGGGAaccgccattgggatttctgatgaagcccttGCATCTGTTGAAGAAGTGACGGCCGTCGCTACCTCCACCGGGGGTATTGTCCCTGGAGCATTGCGTGCTGGGGAGTTGCCAGAgggagtcgccattgaagggaaaaggggaagaagtgattggagctgaaactggaagacttcgatggcaagattgaagaaagaaggaagtgcgcgcgctggaaaagtgatgtgagcttgaagatgagttgcGGTGGAgtgatatttatagggtgcctgaggaaagggtaaaaatggaattttcactgCACCAGCgcgtcgagtttttcggggtattggctgtcgtgggcgcccgtttcaaaaaattgcaatgatcagccgggagaccgcgaaacggaaggatattttcactgcggccgtttcgaaGAGGAGGttgtaaagaatttcgaagtaaagactatgttttactccgaaactggggggcatgtgttgacgccggatttcgtcatcagtagaatcggtaccaaagaaggaaaaaggcgAGGAAGTACGGATGGAAATCGGCCAAAAGGTGCTACAGTACGGAATCGGTCAGTAGCTTTTACTCCGTTTCCGGGTGAATGCGCCAGGTTCTCAATCGGCAAACCTTTGCTGATGAGGGATCGGCCGATCGGGAAAGTGGgctaaggtgggcctgtatgggcttggaaagatggaaggataaggtggagttcagcccacgaagcgtggggtaattagTTAAGCACGGATCGtgtttgtagatatttgtttcctgtttgaattagagatagagttctagtcggttaagaagattatttgtacggggctataaatagctacctttgtaaatctgtaaacacaacaatcaatcaatacaacaagttactttattcttcatacttactttcgagcaggcgacttcgtcatcatttttccttctcacgagttcgtgcgggttggcggggct
This portion of the Setaria viridis chromosome 7, Setaria_viridis_v4.0, whole genome shotgun sequence genome encodes:
- the LOC117862709 gene encoding cytochrome P450 77A4, which produces MSMQQPTMEEAAASSLSLLQLAFTAAVATAALAAAVAVARYNRRYRGLRLPPGPPGWPVVGNLFQVAFSGKLFIHYIRDLRREYGPILTLRMGQRTLVIISGAEVAHEALVEKGAEFASRPRENTTRNIFSSNKFTVNSAVYGPEWRSLRRNMVSGMLSASRLREFGRARRRAMDRFVARMRAEAAASPDGASVWVLRNARFAVFCILLDMTFGLLDLDEEHIVRIDAVMKRVLLAVGVRMDDYLPFLRPFFWRHQRRALAVRAEQVVTLLPLINRRRAILREMQGSSPPPDPSVAAPFSYLDSLLDLRVEGRDGAPSDDELVTLCAELINGGTDTTATAIEWGMARIVDNPSIQARLHEEIARQVGDARPVDEKDTDAMPYLQAFVKELLRKHPPTYFSLTHAAVRPGSKLAGYDVPADANLDIFLPTISEDPKLWERPAEFDPERFLSGGEAADMTGSAGIRMIPFGAGRRICPGLAMGTTHIALMVARMVQAFEWRAHPSQPPPDFKDKVEFTVVMDRPLLAAVKPRSLAF